One Microlunatus soli genomic window carries:
- a CDS encoding RidA family protein, which yields MIEPIQPQGSPAPAVPLSPGIKAGDFLYVSGQVATNDDGSILIGDFAAEVNGAIDNVLAVVEAAGGSIDQVIKINAFLSNAASFGTFNDLYAARLGNVPPARTTIVTGFGNPDVRVELEAIAYLGS from the coding sequence ATGATCGAACCCATTCAGCCGCAAGGCAGCCCTGCCCCCGCCGTCCCGCTGAGCCCGGGCATCAAGGCCGGCGACTTCCTGTACGTCTCCGGTCAGGTCGCGACCAACGACGACGGCTCGATCCTGATCGGTGATTTCGCCGCCGAGGTGAACGGTGCCATCGACAACGTGCTCGCCGTCGTCGAGGCCGCCGGTGGCAGCATCGACCAGGTCATCAAGATCAACGCGTTCCTCTCCAACGCCGCGTCCTTCGGCACCTTCAACGACCTGTACGCCGCCCGGCTGGGCAATGTGCCGCCGGCGCGTACGACGATCGTCACCGGCTTCGGCAACCCCGACGTCCGGGTCGAGCTCGAGGCGATCGCTTACCTCGGTTCCTGA
- a CDS encoding glycoside hydrolase family 2 protein, with product MRTLSLTSDSAAGVNWTLTAAGDVPGEWSELAKRTFAATVPGEVHTDLLAAEAIPEPFDGANEARLQWIGRTDWVYRLEFDWQPGSEDRHDLVAEGLDTFATVTLNGTELGSTANQHRSYRFDVGAALRPGPNELVITFAAPSIAAEAAEQDLGALPVAYPHPYNAVRKMASSFGWDWGPDLAGAGIWKPIKIESWSSVRLAAVRPLATAEGSTGVLQAEVDLEWSGAEFIDQPVTLAVEVAGQLIEAPVAHRAGHATLRVEVPDADLWWPRGHGDQALYPTAIRLQLAGDVADRWDGRVGFRTITLRTEPDAVGTDFVIMVNDQPVYIRGYNWIPDDAFLTRLNADRYRSAIMDGYDSGANLLRVWGGGIFESQYFYTVCDELGILVWQDFPFACAAYSEDEPLRTEVEAEARQAITRLSAHPSLAIWNGNNENIWGYVDWGWRPQLAGRTWGNGYYRELLPKLVAELDPRTPYSAGSPYSFDDYLHPNDQRHGSMHIWDVWNQVDYTHYADYQPRYASEFGFQGPPAWSTLTSVVHDQPLDPYGPQMLVHQKAGDGNLKLERGLGDHLPHWRTEPEIAIDDWHWLTQLNQARAVRFGIEHFRSLAPVNSGTCVWQLNDNWPVISWAAVDYAGIRKPLWHALKSVYADRLLTVQPRSDDHGDQQPTVIAHNDSGEAWTGTLIITRRSIGVGSAVLAEQTVDFHVGPRAALTIALDTDIVTAGDPAAEFIEVRTETPEPSTEAAEPVEGHAYWYFAEDPALPLTAPTDAYSSSVEASDGGYRVTVTATALVKDLALFPDRLDPAARVDSCLITLRAGQSHTFTVSGAGELDRAALTAVPVLRSVNEIVTGTVTP from the coding sequence ATGCGAACGCTCTCTCTCACCTCCGACAGCGCGGCCGGTGTGAACTGGACCTTGACCGCTGCCGGCGATGTCCCCGGCGAGTGGTCCGAGCTGGCGAAGCGGACCTTCGCCGCGACCGTTCCCGGCGAGGTGCACACCGATCTGTTGGCCGCCGAGGCGATCCCGGAGCCGTTCGACGGTGCCAACGAGGCGCGTCTGCAGTGGATCGGCCGGACCGACTGGGTCTACCGGTTGGAATTCGACTGGCAGCCCGGGTCGGAGGACCGGCACGATCTGGTGGCCGAAGGGCTGGACACCTTCGCGACGGTGACCCTGAACGGCACCGAACTGGGCAGCACCGCGAACCAGCACCGCAGCTACCGATTCGATGTCGGCGCCGCGTTGCGGCCGGGACCCAATGAACTGGTGATCACCTTCGCTGCCCCGTCGATCGCGGCCGAGGCGGCCGAGCAGGATCTCGGCGCGTTGCCGGTCGCGTATCCCCATCCGTACAACGCCGTCCGCAAGATGGCCAGCAGCTTCGGCTGGGACTGGGGTCCCGATCTCGCCGGTGCCGGCATCTGGAAGCCGATCAAGATCGAATCCTGGAGCTCCGTCCGACTGGCGGCGGTCCGCCCGCTGGCCACGGCGGAGGGCTCGACCGGCGTCCTGCAGGCCGAAGTTGATCTTGAATGGTCCGGTGCGGAGTTCATCGATCAGCCGGTCACCCTTGCCGTCGAGGTCGCCGGCCAGTTGATCGAGGCGCCTGTGGCCCACCGCGCCGGGCACGCGACACTACGGGTCGAAGTGCCCGACGCCGACCTGTGGTGGCCGCGCGGCCACGGCGACCAGGCGCTCTACCCGACCGCGATCCGGCTCCAGCTGGCCGGCGACGTGGCCGACCGCTGGGACGGCCGGGTCGGCTTCCGGACGATCACCCTACGGACCGAACCGGACGCCGTCGGCACCGACTTCGTGATCATGGTCAATGATCAACCGGTCTACATCAGGGGCTACAACTGGATCCCCGACGATGCCTTCCTGACCCGGCTGAACGCCGACCGCTACCGGTCGGCGATCATGGACGGCTACGACTCCGGCGCCAATCTGCTGCGGGTCTGGGGCGGCGGGATCTTCGAGAGCCAGTATTTCTACACCGTCTGTGACGAGCTCGGCATCCTGGTCTGGCAGGACTTTCCGTTCGCCTGCGCGGCCTACAGCGAGGACGAACCGCTGCGCACCGAGGTGGAGGCCGAGGCCCGACAGGCGATCACCCGACTGTCGGCCCATCCCAGCCTGGCGATCTGGAACGGCAACAACGAGAACATCTGGGGCTACGTCGACTGGGGCTGGCGGCCGCAGCTGGCCGGCCGGACCTGGGGCAACGGTTACTACCGCGAGCTGTTGCCGAAGCTGGTCGCCGAGCTCGATCCACGGACGCCCTACTCCGCCGGCAGCCCGTACTCCTTCGACGACTACCTCCATCCCAACGATCAGCGGCACGGCTCGATGCACATCTGGGACGTCTGGAACCAGGTCGACTACACCCACTACGCCGACTACCAGCCGCGATACGCCTCGGAGTTCGGGTTCCAGGGCCCGCCGGCCTGGTCGACCCTGACCTCGGTGGTCCATGATCAACCGCTGGACCCGTACGGGCCGCAGATGCTGGTACATCAGAAGGCCGGCGACGGCAACCTCAAGCTGGAACGCGGCCTGGGTGATCATCTTCCGCACTGGCGCACCGAGCCGGAGATCGCGATCGACGACTGGCACTGGCTGACCCAGCTGAACCAGGCCCGGGCTGTTCGTTTCGGCATCGAGCACTTCCGCAGCCTGGCTCCGGTGAACAGCGGCACCTGTGTCTGGCAGCTGAACGACAACTGGCCGGTGATCAGCTGGGCGGCCGTCGACTACGCCGGGATCCGCAAACCGCTGTGGCATGCGCTGAAGAGTGTCTACGCCGACCGGCTGCTCACCGTCCAACCGCGCAGCGACGACCACGGTGATCAACAGCCGACCGTGATTGCCCACAACGACAGCGGCGAGGCCTGGACCGGAACGCTGATCATCACCCGCCGATCGATCGGCGTCGGCAGCGCTGTGTTGGCTGAGCAGACCGTCGACTTCCACGTCGGCCCGCGGGCCGCTCTGACGATCGCCCTGGACACCGACATCGTCACCGCCGGCGATCCGGCAGCCGAGTTCATCGAGGTCCGCACCGAGACCCCCGAGCCGAGCACCGAGGCCGCTGAGCCTGTCGAAGGGCATGCCTACTGGTATTTCGCCGAGGATCCGGCGCTGCCCCTGACCGCACCGACGGACGCCTACAGCAGCTCGGTCGAGGCCTCCGACGGCGGCTACCGGGTGACGGTCACGGCCACCGCGTTGGTGAAGGATCTGGCCCTGTTCCCGGACCGGCTGGACCCGGCCGCCCGGGTGGACAGCTGCCTGATCACCCTGCGAGCAGGCCAATCCCACACGTTCACCGTCAGCGGAGCCGGCGAACTGGACCGGGCCGCGCTGACCGCAGTGCCGGTCCTGCGCTCGGTGAACGAGATCGTCACCGGTACGGTGACACCATGA
- a CDS encoding Asp23/Gls24 family envelope stress response protein, which yields MTDSTASSLPKTSDEARREAPATTEPERKQLDALHTERGDTTIADTVVQKLAGIAAREVPGVFAMGNPVRRAFNALTERIPGSQTNVAGGVTVEKGERQTAVDVSVILEYGASVVDVSQGIRTNIIDSVERATGLEVIEVNVNVTDVHLPEDDDAPAAEQSSELA from the coding sequence ATGACCGACTCCACTGCCAGCAGCTTGCCGAAGACGTCCGACGAGGCGCGCCGTGAGGCGCCCGCAACCACCGAACCGGAGCGCAAGCAGCTGGATGCGCTGCACACCGAGCGTGGCGACACCACGATCGCCGACACCGTGGTGCAGAAGTTGGCCGGGATCGCGGCCCGTGAGGTGCCCGGCGTCTTCGCGATGGGCAACCCCGTCCGGCGCGCCTTCAACGCACTCACCGAACGGATCCCCGGGTCCCAGACCAACGTTGCCGGCGGTGTGACGGTGGAGAAGGGCGAGCGCCAGACGGCCGTCGATGTCAGCGTGATCTTGGAATACGGCGCCTCCGTCGTCGACGTCAGTCAGGGGATCCGGACCAACATCATCGACTCCGTCGAGCGGGCCACCGGGCTGGAGGTCATCGAGGTCAATGTGAACGTCACCGACGTCCATCTGCCCGAGGACGACGACGCCCCGGCAGCCGAGCAGTCCAGCGAACTGGCCTGA
- a CDS encoding DUF2273 domain-containing protein → MSGTHWGLLVGLVLGVVAAFGGFGAFLLVAVLAAVGLVIGRILDGRLDLQAVLGRTGRR, encoded by the coding sequence ATGTCCGGGACTCATTGGGGCCTGCTGGTCGGATTGGTGCTCGGCGTCGTCGCCGCCTTCGGCGGATTCGGCGCGTTCCTGTTGGTCGCTGTGCTGGCAGCCGTCGGTCTGGTGATCGGGCGGATCCTGGACGGCCGGCTGGACCTTCAGGCAGTGCTCGGACGGACGGGGCGGCGATGA
- a CDS encoding Asp23/Gls24 family envelope stress response protein, producing the protein MTTTVPAVQPGDRRFADPQSPRHGRLERRPAAQRGRVVVANRVIEKIASQTAAEIAGTAGRGGGFLGIGAHADASARPKVTAEVAGRTATLRVELGVGFPAPIAALALRVQQELTRNVERLSGVTVTRVDVDVVALVVDGTAAASSGRTAAGRGGRVLA; encoded by the coding sequence ATGACAACGACGGTTCCGGCCGTCCAGCCGGGTGACCGTCGATTCGCCGATCCGCAGTCGCCGCGGCACGGACGCCTGGAACGACGGCCCGCCGCGCAGCGCGGTCGGGTCGTGGTCGCCAATCGGGTGATCGAGAAGATCGCCTCGCAGACGGCGGCCGAGATCGCCGGCACGGCCGGCCGAGGCGGTGGGTTCCTCGGGATCGGGGCACATGCCGATGCCTCGGCCCGGCCGAAGGTGACCGCCGAGGTCGCGGGTCGGACGGCGACGTTGCGGGTCGAACTCGGGGTCGGGTTTCCGGCGCCGATCGCCGCGTTGGCGCTGCGCGTCCAACAGGAACTGACCCGTAACGTCGAACGACTCTCCGGAGTCACCGTGACCCGGGTCGATGTCGATGTGGTCGCGTTGGTCGTCGACGGTACCGCCGCGGCGTCGTCCGGCCGGACGGCCGCCGGCCGGGGCGGCAGGGTGCTGGCATGA
- a CDS encoding DUF6286 domain-containing protein: MSGRTELPQRHRPSRVVPATITALVLLAIGVAALVAAGYRLATGSPDRTTAVVLSWLSGLRWNDAVLLTAAVVAVVVGLILIIAALRPGRPDVLQLSADRIGAGSVRRLDGVVPRRALARLINARVGSVDGVDRVQTSVDGRRIVIQARTATRYTEDVRQQIAAAVEHLLAETALEKSPRPRVVVRQV, from the coding sequence ATGAGCGGGCGCACCGAACTGCCGCAACGGCATCGGCCCAGCCGGGTGGTACCCGCAACGATCACGGCGTTGGTGCTGTTGGCGATCGGCGTCGCAGCCCTGGTCGCGGCCGGATACCGGCTGGCCACCGGGAGTCCGGACCGGACGACCGCCGTCGTACTGTCCTGGCTGTCCGGACTGCGGTGGAACGATGCGGTGCTGCTGACGGCCGCCGTCGTTGCGGTCGTGGTCGGTCTGATCTTGATCATCGCGGCGCTACGGCCCGGTCGACCCGACGTGTTGCAACTGAGCGCCGACCGGATCGGAGCAGGATCGGTTCGTCGACTCGACGGGGTCGTGCCGCGTCGCGCCCTCGCGCGTCTGATCAATGCCCGGGTCGGCTCGGTGGACGGTGTGGACCGGGTGCAGACCTCGGTCGACGGCCGTCGCATCGTGATCCAGGCCCGGACGGCGACCCGCTACACCGAGGACGTCCGGCAGCAGATCGCTGCTGCGGTCGAGCATCTGCTGGCCGAGACCGCCTTGGAGAAATCACCGCGACCCCGCGTCGTAGTACGACAGGTGTGA
- a CDS encoding Asp23/Gls24 family envelope stress response protein, whose protein sequence is MMRRRSTGSTNRFWLVVVGLLLVLAGAIAICLGLGLGDRIARAAGITVSPPGPGSTVFGSGRLRSMFTEPVPTVLIGVGGLLVAAMALGWLIFQLPRRDPAPLFGLHDDARRGLINCDSKVIAAALADRVEQLPGIQGADIAVRGTARHPQVTAELRIDDRATPAEVTRQAVERISADLSSSLDAELDRVAVRVTVGGSPTSSGHAVLAGSDG, encoded by the coding sequence ATGATGCGACGACGGTCGACAGGTTCGACCAACCGGTTCTGGTTGGTGGTGGTCGGGTTGCTGCTGGTGCTTGCCGGAGCAATCGCGATCTGCCTGGGGCTCGGGCTGGGCGACAGAATCGCGCGAGCTGCCGGGATCACCGTGAGCCCGCCCGGTCCGGGGAGCACGGTGTTCGGTTCCGGCCGACTCCGGTCGATGTTCACCGAACCGGTCCCGACGGTCCTGATCGGTGTCGGCGGACTGCTGGTGGCCGCGATGGCGCTGGGCTGGCTGATCTTCCAGCTGCCCCGCCGCGATCCGGCGCCGCTGTTCGGGTTGCACGACGACGCCCGCCGAGGCTTGATCAACTGCGACAGCAAGGTGATCGCCGCCGCGCTGGCCGACAGGGTCGAGCAACTGCCGGGGATCCAGGGCGCCGACATCGCCGTACGCGGCACCGCGCGGCATCCCCAGGTCACCGCCGAGCTGCGGATCGACGACCGAGCGACGCCGGCCGAGGTGACCCGGCAGGCGGTCGAGCGGATCTCCGCCGACCTGTCCAGCAGTCTGGACGCCGAGCTCGACCGGGTCGCCGTCCGGGTCACGGTCGGTGGTTCGCCGACCTCGTCCGGGCACGCCGTGCTCGCCGGGTCCGATGGGTGA
- a CDS encoding RNA polymerase sigma factor, whose translation MGESPSRRPDLDDVTLVARAQDGDVIAFERLVDRYQGPLFRLALRMLRDRGAAEDVVQDALVTVWRQVAGLSDPAAFPRWVYQITTRTTLNRLRARDRRPTDPADPELLDQDQHNRGHGADLRDPATLTEERATATALRAQIEQLPEDLRLCWTLYADHGRSYEEIADIVGVTHGTVRGRIARARQKLAEGMTPWR comes from the coding sequence ATGGGTGAGTCGCCGAGCCGGCGGCCCGATCTGGACGATGTCACGCTGGTCGCGCGGGCCCAGGACGGCGACGTGATCGCCTTCGAACGGCTCGTCGATCGCTATCAGGGGCCGCTGTTCCGGTTGGCGTTGCGGATGTTGCGCGATCGTGGTGCGGCCGAGGACGTGGTCCAGGACGCATTGGTGACCGTCTGGCGTCAGGTCGCCGGGTTGTCCGACCCAGCGGCGTTTCCGCGGTGGGTCTACCAGATCACCACCCGGACCACCCTGAACCGATTGCGTGCCCGCGACCGGCGGCCCACCGATCCGGCAGATCCTGAGTTGCTGGATCAGGACCAACACAACCGTGGCCACGGTGCGGATCTGCGGGACCCGGCGACCCTGACCGAGGAACGCGCGACCGCGACAGCACTGAGGGCACAGATCGAGCAGCTGCCCGAGGACCTGCGGTTGTGCTGGACCCTGTACGCCGATCACGGGCGCAGCTACGAAGAGATCGCCGACATCGTCGGCGTCACGCACGGCACGGTGCGTGGACGGATCGCGCGAGCGCGTCAGAAGCTTGCCGAGGGGATGACACCATGGCGGTAG
- a CDS encoding acyl-CoA dehydrogenase family protein: MYRPNDEHDAFRAAVREVCEAKVAPRAAEADELAEFPKASYEALRAADFHAPHVPEAYDGVGADALATVIVIEEIARVCASSSLIPAVNKLASLCWINQGSEEIRQAYLPKLASGESMASYCLSEPEAGSDVASMTTKAVADGDDFVINGVKRWISNAGVSDFYTVFAVTDPDARTKGISAFVVEKADAGVSFGAPEKKLGIKGSPTCEVYFDNVRIPASRMIGAPGTGFVTAMKTLDHTRITIAAQALGIAQGALDYAKGYVKERKQFGQPIADFQGLQFMIADMGMKLEAARQLTYAAAAKSQRNDADLTYFGAAAKCFASDVAMEITTDAVQLLGGYGYTKDYPLERMMRDAKITQIYEGTNQVQRIVMARQLLKN; the protein is encoded by the coding sequence ATGTACCGGCCCAATGACGAGCACGATGCCTTCCGCGCCGCCGTTCGCGAGGTGTGCGAGGCCAAGGTGGCGCCGCGTGCTGCCGAGGCCGACGAGCTGGCGGAGTTCCCGAAGGCGTCCTACGAGGCGTTGCGGGCCGCCGACTTCCATGCACCGCATGTGCCGGAGGCGTACGACGGGGTCGGGGCCGACGCGTTGGCGACGGTGATCGTGATCGAGGAGATCGCCAGGGTCTGTGCGTCGAGCTCGCTGATCCCGGCGGTCAACAAACTGGCCAGCCTGTGCTGGATCAACCAGGGCAGCGAGGAGATCCGGCAGGCCTACCTGCCCAAGCTGGCCAGCGGGGAGTCGATGGCGTCGTACTGTCTGTCCGAGCCCGAGGCGGGGTCGGATGTGGCGAGCATGACGACCAAGGCGGTGGCCGACGGCGACGACTTCGTGATCAACGGCGTCAAGCGCTGGATCAGTAACGCCGGTGTCTCCGACTTCTACACCGTCTTCGCCGTCACCGATCCCGATGCGCGGACCAAGGGGATCAGCGCCTTCGTGGTGGAGAAGGCCGACGCCGGGGTGTCGTTCGGCGCGCCGGAGAAGAAGCTCGGCATCAAGGGCTCGCCGACCTGCGAGGTCTACTTCGACAACGTCAGGATCCCCGCGTCGCGGATGATCGGTGCGCCGGGCACCGGCTTCGTGACGGCGATGAAGACCCTTGATCACACCCGGATCACCATCGCCGCGCAGGCGCTGGGGATCGCCCAGGGAGCGCTGGACTACGCGAAGGGCTACGTCAAGGAGCGCAAGCAGTTCGGCCAGCCGATCGCCGACTTCCAAGGCTTGCAGTTCATGATCGCCGACATGGGGATGAAGCTGGAGGCCGCCCGTCAGCTCACCTACGCTGCGGCCGCGAAGTCGCAACGCAACGACGCCGATCTGACCTACTTCGGCGCTGCCGCCAAGTGCTTCGCCTCCGACGTCGCGATGGAGATCACCACCGACGCGGTGCAGCTGCTCGGCGGCTACGGCTACACCAAGGACTACCCGCTGGAACGGATGATGCGGGACGCCAAGATCACCCAGATCTACGAGGGCACCAACCAGGTCCAGCGGATCGTGATGGCCCGCCAGTTGCTGAAGAACTGA
- a CDS encoding helix-turn-helix domain-containing protein → MADDGTAGDDWAGLNALSDPVRRRLYEYVAAHDTPVRREEAAASVGISRTLAAYHLDRLADAGLLATSYARPAGRGGPGAGRPAKHYERTQDEVAVTVPPRTYGLLAQLLAAAVAQDRTGEVTSALMEAAAEEGRAAGAEGTDLLTSLRVRGYEPVVGTDGDIDLRNCPFHQLAQQQTELVCQLNHALLRGCLAGRDEDPRRADLHPRPGRCCVVIHPADH, encoded by the coding sequence GTGGCCGACGATGGGACCGCGGGCGATGACTGGGCGGGGCTGAACGCGCTCAGCGACCCGGTTCGGCGCCGGCTCTACGAGTATGTGGCCGCACACGACACACCCGTCCGCCGAGAAGAGGCGGCCGCGTCGGTCGGCATCAGCCGCACCCTGGCCGCCTACCATCTGGACCGGCTCGCCGATGCCGGGCTGCTGGCCACCAGCTATGCCCGACCCGCCGGTCGGGGCGGACCCGGCGCCGGCCGTCCGGCCAAACACTACGAACGGACCCAGGACGAGGTCGCGGTCACGGTGCCGCCGCGGACCTACGGGCTGCTCGCCCAGCTCCTCGCCGCCGCGGTCGCCCAGGACCGGACCGGCGAGGTCACCTCCGCGTTGATGGAAGCCGCTGCCGAAGAGGGCCGCGCCGCGGGTGCCGAGGGCACCGACCTGCTGACAAGCCTGCGCGTACGGGGCTACGAACCGGTCGTCGGCACCGACGGCGACATCGACCTGCGGAACTGCCCGTTCCACCAGTTGGCCCAGCAGCAGACCGAGTTGGTCTGCCAGCTCAACCACGCGCTGCTGCGCGGCTGCCTCGCCGGACGCGACGAGGATCCTCGGCGCGCCGATCTGCACCCGCGCCCCGGGCGGTGCTGCGTGGTCATCCACCCGGCAGACCATTGA
- a CDS encoding DoxX family membrane protein — protein sequence MTSASVHPPVDAGLHTGLWGRLRQEPAFGAFWILRVGFAALPFLMGLDKFFNLLTDWPAYFAPWIVGVLPFSAQIAMHVVGGIEMFAGVMVAIKPRYAAYVVALWLAGIIVNYLTFPGYFDVALRDVGLMVAALALGQLARSYDRPLRRSGRSGTSVGAR from the coding sequence ATGACTTCGGCATCTGTTCACCCGCCGGTCGATGCCGGCCTGCATACGGGGTTGTGGGGGAGGCTGCGTCAGGAACCGGCCTTCGGGGCGTTCTGGATCCTTCGGGTCGGGTTCGCCGCACTCCCGTTCCTGATGGGGCTGGACAAGTTCTTCAACCTGTTGACCGACTGGCCGGCCTACTTCGCTCCGTGGATCGTCGGAGTGCTCCCGTTCTCCGCCCAGATCGCGATGCACGTCGTCGGCGGGATCGAGATGTTCGCCGGTGTGATGGTCGCCATCAAGCCGCGGTACGCCGCCTACGTCGTCGCGCTGTGGCTGGCCGGCATCATCGTGAACTACCTGACGTTCCCGGGCTACTTCGATGTCGCGCTGCGTGATGTCGGGCTGATGGTCGCCGCGCTGGCGCTCGGCCAACTGGCGCGCAGCTACGACAGACCGTTGCGTCGGTCCGGTCGATCGGGCACCTCTGTCGGGGCCCGATGA
- the folE gene encoding GTP cyclohydrolase I, translating into MSAGTDEQPAPALHVAEPADRLDLPGAEDAAADFLRALGLSLDSESLRATPGRMARAWAEMLTPRPFDLTTFPNDEGYDELVLARDIPLRSVCEHHLLPFVGRACVAYLPGERILGLSKLARVVEHFGCRPQTQERLTKQVADWLQEQLRPRAVGVVMSAEHSCMTLRGVQAIGAQTVTSTLLGRLRTDPRSRQEFLSLSGVMAA; encoded by the coding sequence ATGAGCGCCGGGACCGATGAGCAACCGGCGCCGGCACTGCATGTGGCAGAGCCGGCCGACCGGCTGGACCTGCCCGGCGCCGAGGACGCCGCGGCCGATTTCCTCCGGGCGCTGGGGCTGTCGCTGGATTCGGAGAGTCTGCGGGCGACACCGGGCAGGATGGCGCGGGCGTGGGCGGAGATGCTGACGCCACGGCCGTTCGACCTGACCACCTTTCCTAACGACGAGGGGTACGACGAGTTGGTGCTGGCTCGCGACATCCCGCTGCGATCGGTCTGCGAACACCACCTGCTGCCGTTCGTCGGCCGCGCGTGCGTGGCTTATCTTCCCGGCGAGCGGATCCTCGGACTGTCCAAGCTGGCGCGGGTGGTGGAGCACTTCGGTTGCCGACCGCAGACCCAGGAACGCCTGACCAAGCAGGTCGCCGACTGGTTGCAGGAACAACTCCGCCCCCGGGCGGTCGGTGTGGTGATGTCGGCCGAACACTCCTGCATGACGCTGCGCGGAGTGCAGGCGATCGGCGCTCAGACCGTCACCTCCACCCTGCTCGGACGACTGCGCACCGACCCGCGCTCCCGGCAGGAGTTCCTGTCGCTGTCCGGCGTGATGGCGGCGTAG
- a CDS encoding sugar phosphate isomerase/epimerase family protein, whose product MQSWEPLCSTGAFFPRSGSSSADLVADGMRALPGTSFEVMFYNGWSERADEVLRTLIATGARMPVLHAAKSIGPALVTESADERWRASELFDLNCRFAHAIGAELVVLHLWGLPDSDARIDQQLAVLPRLADIADDHGVQLSIETLLCREQTPVDVVARCVAADPRVGITADTAFLAMHDQLEQVVADQRLWTTGGVDHVHLKDLVDPHLPWGQGQQYLHPDEGKLDLQGFLAGLRSRGYAGRVTLEAQALRPDDSPDVDRIRSSLAWISRAMSGDDDCIGT is encoded by the coding sequence GTGCAGAGCTGGGAGCCGTTGTGTTCCACCGGTGCGTTCTTCCCGCGGTCCGGATCATCGTCGGCAGACCTGGTGGCCGACGGGATGCGCGCGCTGCCCGGGACGAGCTTCGAGGTGATGTTCTACAACGGCTGGTCCGAACGCGCCGACGAGGTACTCCGGACCTTGATCGCGACCGGGGCACGGATGCCGGTCCTTCATGCGGCGAAGTCGATCGGCCCGGCGTTGGTCACCGAGTCGGCCGACGAACGGTGGCGGGCGTCCGAGCTGTTCGACCTGAACTGTCGCTTCGCGCACGCGATCGGCGCCGAGTTGGTGGTGCTGCATCTGTGGGGACTGCCCGATTCGGACGCCCGGATCGATCAGCAACTTGCCGTGCTGCCCCGACTGGCCGACATCGCAGATGATCATGGCGTGCAGCTCTCGATCGAGACGCTGCTCTGCCGCGAGCAGACACCGGTGGACGTTGTCGCCCGATGCGTCGCTGCCGACCCACGGGTCGGAATCACTGCTGACACGGCGTTCCTGGCGATGCATGATCAACTCGAGCAGGTGGTCGCCGATCAGCGACTCTGGACGACCGGCGGCGTGGATCACGTCCACCTCAAGGATCTCGTCGATCCCCATCTGCCGTGGGGACAGGGCCAGCAGTATCTGCATCCCGATGAGGGCAAGCTCGATCTGCAGGGATTCCTTGCCGGGTTGCGGTCTCGCGGCTACGCAGGCCGGGTGACGCTCGAAGCGCAGGCCCTGCGTCCGGACGACTCGCCGGATGTCGACCGGATCAGGTCCAGTCTCGCCTGGATCTCTCGCGCGATGTCCGGGGACGACGACTGCATCGGGACATGA